The DNA region GGTAGCGAGCGCCGCTGCGGGCTTATCAATCTGATTGATAAGTGCCCATCAGGCAGATCGGTGGGATGCACATGGAATGCGCGCTAAGCTGCGGATTCCCTATCCGTGCGGCGGAGCCGAGCATGTCAGAGTTAATTCTTCATCATTACCCGACGTCCCCTTTTTCTGAAAAGGCCCGCTTGCTGCTGGGCTTCAAGGGGCTGTCCTGGCGCTCGGTGAAGATCTCGCCGGTGATGCCAAAACCCGATCTGACCGCGCTGACCGGCGGCTACCGCAAGACGCCGGTGTTGCAGATTGGCGCGGATATCTATTGCGACACGTCGCTGATCGCCCGTCGTCTGGAACAGGAAAAAGCCTTGCCGGCGTTCTTCCCGGAAGGTCAGGAAATGATCGCCGCGACCTTTGCCGTATGGGCGGATTCGGTAGTGTTCCAGCACGCGGTCAGCCTGGTGTTTCAACCGGAATCGATCGCCGTGCGCTTCGGCAATATGCCGCCGGAAGCGATCAAGGCGTTCATTGCCGATCGCGCGGAGTTGTTCAGCGGTGGCAGCGCCACACGGCTGCCGGCAGAGCAGGCCCGGCATCAGTGGCCGACCATCATGACGCGTCTGGAGCAACAGCTTCAGCGTGAGCAGGGCGACTTCCTGTTCGGCGAGCCGTCGATTGCCGACTTCGCCCTGGCCCATCCGTTGTGGTTCCTCAAGGCCACGCCCGTCACGTCACCGTTGGTCGATGCTTATCCAGCGGTTTCGGCATGGCTGGGTCGCGTGTTGGGCTTCGGTCATGGCGCGTTCAGCGAGATGACCTCCGAGGAGGCGCTGGAGGTTGCGCGCAATGCCACACCGGCCGCATTGCCGGATGAGCAATTCGACGAGCCGAATGGTTTTGAGGCTGGCCAGCAGGTGGTCATTGCCGCCATCGATTACGGCGTTGACCCGGTGGAGGGTGAGTTGCTGTTTGCGGGCAGTGAAGAATTGATTCTTCGTCGTGAAGACGAGCGGGTCGGTGTGGTGCATGTGCACTTTCCGCGATTGGGCTTCCGCATCGAAAAGCGCCGATGAACCCCTGTGGGAGCGGGCTTGCTCGCGAAGAGGCCATTACATTCAACATTGATGTTGACTGACAGGCCGCTTTCGCGAGCAAGCCCGCTCCCACAGGGTTTGTGTTTATTTCAGTGCGGCCAGGATTTCATCCGGGTCATACCCGCGAATCAACGTCCCGTTCACATCAATGATCGGAATCCCGCCGCCACCCAGCGCCTCGTAGTCCTTGCGCGCCTCAGCATCCTTCTCGATATCGAACTCCTTGTACGGAATGCCCTTCTGATCGAGAAAGCGCCGAGTCAGTTTGCAGTAACCACACCATTCAGTGGCGTAGAGCACGACGTTGGCCTTGGCCTGAGTCTGCTCCGACACCACCTGCGCCGGATGGAACACCCGCTCGATCTTGCCCCAGTTCTGGTAGACCACGACCACCAGCAGGATCAGCAGGCATTTCTTCAGTACGCCGCCGAGCATCAGTTACGCCGCTTGAGCTGATCGGTGAGTTGGGTCGGCAGACCTTTGATGATCAGCGTGCCGGCTTCTTCGTCGTATTCGATCTTCGAGCCCAGCAGGTGCGCTTCGAAGCTGATGGACAGGCCTTCGGCGCGACCGGTGAAGCGGCGGAACTGGTTGAGGGTACGTTTATCTGCCGGAATCTCCGGTGACAAGCCGTAGTCCTTGTTGCGGATGTGGTCGTAGAAGGCTTTCGGGCGTTCTTCGTCGATCAGCTCCGAGAGTTCTTCCAGGCCCATGGGTTCGCCCAATTTTGCTTGGCTGCTGGCGTAATCCACCAGGGTCTTGGTCTTCTCGCGGGCGGACTCTTCCGGCAGGTCTTCGCTTTCGACGAAGTCACTGAAGGCCTTGAGCAGGGTGCGGGTTTCGCCGGGGCCGTCGACGCCTTCCTGGCAGCCGATGAAGTCGCGGAAATACTCCGAAACCTTTTTGCCGTTCTTGCCTTTAATGAACGAAATGTACTGCTTGGACTGCTTGTTGTTCTGCCACTCGGACACGTTGATCCGTGCCGCCAGGTGCAGTTGGCCCAGATCCAGGTGCCGGGACGGGGTCACGTCCAGTTGATCGGTCACTGCAACGCCTTCACTGTGGTGTAGCAGGGCGATCGCCAGGTAGTCGGTCATGCCTTGCTGATAATGCGCAAACAACACGTGGCCGCCCACAGAGAGGTTCGACTCTTCCATCAGCTTTTGCAGGTGTTCCACCGCCACACGGCTGAACGCTGTGAAATCCTTGCCGCCATCGAGGTATTCCTTCAGCCAGCCGCTGAACGGGTGTGCCCCGGACTCGGCATGGAAGAAACCCCAGGCCTTGCCTTGTTTGGCGTTGTAGCTCTCATTGAGGTCGGCAAGCATGTACTCGATGGCGCTCGACTCGGCCAGTTCGGAGTCGCGGGCGTGGAGAACTGCAGGTGTGCCGTCGGGTTTTTTGTCGATCAGGTGGACGATGCAATGGCGGATCGGCATGGGCTTCTCGGCTGATTGAAGAGAGGAGGGCGTGCTCCCCCGAAAAAGCGCCCAGTGTACCGCAACCACTGGTTTTGGCGCGGCACGAAGGGCAATTCGCAGGTGTCCAACGGCGCTTATGCTGTTTTTTACAGTTTTAGAGCAATAAAGCTGACCAAATGGGTAGCTAGAGGCGGATATTTCCCCGTCTCTGTGCTAGTTTTGCCCGGTCTTACGCGAAGTCACTGCGTTAAGCGTGCATTCAGCATTTGTCAGGTCGAACCAAACCCAGATTTCGGTATCTATAACCCCGATCCCGTGGTTATTGGCCGAGGGTGCCAGATCCAGAAGATCGGGCTCGATGGCTGACACTGCACTCTGCAATCCATATGAATTTGATAGGGAAGGAACACTACATGGCTCTTACTAAAGACCAACTGATCGCCGACATCGCTGAAGCTATCGACGCGCCAAAAACCACCGCGCGTAACGCTCTGGACCAACTGGGCCAAATCGTTGCCGATCAGCTGGAAAACGGCGGCGAAATCACTCTGCCAGGTATCGGCAAACTGAAAGTGACTGAGCGTCCTGCCCGTACCGGCCGCAACCCTTCGACTGGCGCTGCCATCGAAATCGCTGCCAAGAAAGTTATCAAGCTGGTTGTGGCCAAAGGCCTGACCGACGCTGTTAACAAGTAAGACGCAGTAAAAAAAGCCGTGCTCCGGAGTGATCCGGGCACGGCTTTTTTGTGTCTGCGATTTACCACCTACACCGCTAAACCAATGTGGGAGCGAGCTTGCTCGCGATGGCGGCCTGTCAGTCAACACTTGTGCTGAATGTTATGGCCTCATCGCGAGCAAGCTCGCTCCCACAGGGTCACTCAGCTTTTGCGAGCCCAACGTTCGCGCCAGACCTGCTGCTCGGATTTGGTCTGGAAGGTCCAGGCGACGAAACGGCTTTGCTTCTGCCCCTGAGACATTTCCACGACCTGGCTTTCCAGTACGCCGGCCTTTTTCAGCGCAGTCTGGATCGCCGGCAGGTTGGAGGCTTTCGAGACCAGGGTGCTGAACCAAAGTACTTTGTGTTGGAAATGCGCGCTCTCGGCGATCAGTTGCGTCACAAACCGTGCTTCGCCACCTTCACACCACAATTCTGCCGATTGACCGCCAAAGTTCAGCACAGGCAGTTTGCGTTTTGGATCAGCACGGCCCAGCGCGCGCCATTTACGTTCGCTGCCCTTGGTCGCTTCGTCCATCGAGGCGTGGAACGGCGGGTTGCACATGGTCAGGTCAAAGCGTTCGCCGGGTTCGAGCAGGCCCAGCAGAATGTGCTTGGGATTGCTTTGCTGGCGCAACTGGATGGCTTTGTTCAGCCCGTTGGACTGCACGATGGCTTTGGCAGCGGCCACGGCCGTCGGGTCGATTTCCGAGCCGAGGAAGTGCCAGCGGTAGTCGCTGTAGCCGATCAGCGGATAGACGCAGTTGGCGCCCATGCCGATATCGAGCACCTTGACCGGCGCACCGCGAGGGATCTCGCCGTCGTTGACGCTGGCCAGCAGGTCGGCCAGGAAGTGCACGTAATCGGCACGGCCCGGAACCGGAGGGCAGAGGTAGTCGGCCGGGATGTCCCAATGGGCGACGCCGTAGAACGACTTGAGCAACGCACGGTTGAACACCCGCACTGCGTCCGGGCTGGCGAAGTCGATACTTTCCTTGCCGTACGGATTGATGATCACGAACTTCGCCAGTTCCGGCGTGGTTTTGATCAGCGCCGGGAAGTCGTAACGACCCTGATGGCGGTTGCGCGGATGCAGGCTGGCCTTCTCGCGGGGCTCCACGGCTTTGGCCGGGGTGGCGGTGTCAGGCTTCTTGCGCGCGGGGCGGGGTGTGCGGGGGGCGTTCATGGGCGTGGTCGATTCGGGTATGGCTAAAAGTGGCGGGTATTGTCCCACATCCAGCCGTTGTGAACGCAATTGTGACAAACACCGCCATCCCCCCTGTGGGAGCGAGCTTGCTCGCGATAGCGGACTGTCAGCCAACGTCGATGTTGAATATTATGACCTCATCGCGAGCAAGCTCGCTCCCACAGGGGGGGGGTGTTTGGGAGAAAGCGTCGGGCATAAAAAAGGGAGGCCGTTTCGGGCCTCCCGTTTTCATTGCGATGTGCCGTTACAAACTGGCAATCCGCGCATGCTGCTCGGCCAACTTGCCCAAAGCCTGTTCAGCTTCAGCCAGTTTGGCGCGTTCCTTGTCGATGACTTCGGCCGGGGCCTTGTCGACGAAACCGGCGTTAGACAGCTTGCCGCCAACCCGCTGAACTTCGCCCTGCAGACGCAGGATTTCCTTGTCCAGACGGGCCAATTCGGCGTCTTTGTCGATCAGGCCGGCCATCGGCACCAGCACTTCCATCTCGCCGACCAGTGCGGTGGCGGACAGCGGTGCTTCTTCGCCAGCAGCCAACACGGTGATCGATTCGAGGCGAGCCAGCTTCTTCAGCAGGGCTTCGTTCTCCGTGAGACGACGCTGATCTTCGGCGCTGACGTTTTTCAGGAACAGGTTCAACGGCTTGCCTGGTCCGATGTTCATCTCGACGCGAATGTTGCGCGTGCCAAGCATCAGCGTCTTCAGCCACTCGATATCGTCTTCGGCGCCCTGGTCGATGCGCTCTTCATTGGCCACTGGCCACGGTTGCAGCATGATCGTCTTGCCTTCGATACCGGCCAGCGGCGCGATGCGCTGCCAGATTTCTTCGGTGATGAACGGCATGAACGGATGTGCCAGACGCAGCGCGACTTCCAATACCCGAACAAGGGTGCGGCGGGTGCCACGCTGACGTTCGACCGGCGCGTTTTCGTCCCACAGCACAGGCTTGGAGAGTTCCAGGTACCAGTCGCAATACTGGTTCCAGATGAACTCGTACAAGGCTTGTGCGGCCAGGTCGAAGCGGAACTGATCGAGTTGACGGGTCACTTCAGCTTCGGTGCGTTGCAGCTGCGAAATGATCCAGCGGTCCGCCAGCGACAGCTCGTAAGCCTCGCCGTTCTGACCGCAGTCTTCGCCCTTGTCCAGCACATAGCGCGCGGCGTTCCAGATCTTGTTGCAGAAGTTGCGATAGCCTTCGACGCGGCCCATGTCGAACTTTATGTCGCGACCGGTGGACGCCAGCGAGCAGAAGGTGAAGCGCAGAGCGTCGGTGCCGTAGCTGGCGATGCCGTCGGCGAACTCGTCGCGGGTCTGCTTCTCGATCTTCTTCGCCAGTTTCGGCTGCATCATGCCGGAGGTGCGTTTCTGCACGAGGTCTTCGAGCTCGATGCCGTCGATGATGTCCAGCGGATCCAGGACGTTGCCCTTGGACTTGGACATCTTCTGGCCCTGGCCATCACGCACCAGGCCGTGAACATAAACAGTCTTGAACGGAACCTGCGGCGTGCCGTCTTCGTTTTTCACCAAGTGCATGGTGAGCATGATCATCCGGGCAACCCAGAAGAAAATGATGTCGAAACCGGTCACCAGCACGTCGGTGGAGTGGAATTTCTTCAGGAATTCGGTCTGCTCAGGCCAGCCGAGCGTGGAGAAGGTCCACAGGCCCGAACTGAACCAGGTGTCGAGAACGTCGTTGTCCTGTTGCAGTGCAACGTCCGGGCCGAGGTTGTGCTTGGCACGTACATCGGCTTCGTCGCGACCGACATAGACCTTGCCCGACTCGTCGTACCAGGCCGGAATCCGGTGGCCCCACCACAGCTGACGGCTGATGCACCAGTCCTGGATGTCGCGCATCCACGAGAAGTACATGTTTTCGTACTGTTTCGGCACGAACGCGATGCGACCGTCTTCAACGGCAGCGATGGCTGGCTCAGCCAATGGCTTGGTCGACACGTACCACTGGTCGGTCAGCCACGGCTCGATGATAGTGCCGGAACGGTCGCCTTTCGGTACTTTCAGGGCGTGGTCGTTGACGCTGACCAAGAGGCCGGCGGCGTCAAACGCAGCAACGATCTGCTTGCGCGCTTCGAAGCGATCCAGACCGGCGTATTCGGCCGGGATCTTGCCGTCGATGCTTTCGTTGAGCGTGCCGTCGAGGTTGAACACCTGACAGGCCGGCAATACGGCGGCGTTCTTGTCGAAGATGTTCAGCAGCGGCAGGTTGTGGCGCTTGCCGACTTCATAGTCGTTGAAATCGTGGGCCGGGGTGATTTTCACGCAGCCGGTGCCGAATTCTGGGTCGCAGTAATCGTCGGCGATGATCGGGATGCGGCGGCCGACCAGCGGCAGCTCGACAAATTTGCCGATCAGGGCATGGTAGCGTTCATCGTTCGGGTTAACCGCTACGGCGGCGTCGCCGAGCATGGTTTCCGGGCGAGTGGTCGCGACGATCAGGTAATCGTTGCCTTCAGCGGTCTTGGCGCCGTCGGCCAGCGGGTATTTCAGGTTCCACAGGAAACCTTTCTCGTCATGGTTTTCCACTTCGAGGTCTGAAATCGCCGTGTGCAACTTGGTGTCCCAGTTGACCAGACGCTTGCCGCGGTAGATCAGGCCGTCTTCGTGCAGACGCACGAAGGCTTCTTTAACGGCTTCCGAGAGGCCGTCGTCCATGGTGAAGCGCTCGCGGCCCCAGTCCACGGACGAGCCGAGACGGCGGATCTGACGGCTGATGTTGCCGCCGGACTGATCCTTCCACTCCCAGACTTTCTCGAGGAATTTTTCGCGGCCCAGATCGTGACGATTCTGGCCCTGAGCTTCGAGTTGACGCTCCACCAGCATTTGCGTGGCGATACCGGCGTGGTCGGTACCCGGCTGCCACAGGGTGTTACGACCCTGCATGCGACGGAAACGGATCAGGGCGTCCATGATCGCGTTGTTGAAGCCGTGACCCATGTGCAGGCTGCCGGTGACGTTCGGCGGCGGGATCATGATGGTGTAGGACTCGCCCGCGCCTTGCGGGGCGAAGTAATTCTCTGACTCCCAGGTGTTGTACCAGGAAGTTTCAATGGCGTGCGGCTGGTAGGTCTTATCCATGCGCGGCGGGACCCTATTGGCATTTATTCAGGAAAAGCCGGCAAGTATAGCGGGGCATGGGGCGCAGGGCGAGCAGGGGCAGACCGGGCGCATCATCAAAAACGACGCCAATCAAATGTGGGAGCGGGCTTGCTCGCGAAGGCGGTGTGTCAGTCAGCATTAATGTTGAATGTTGGACCGCATTCGCGAGCAAGCCCGCTCCCACAAGGAGGGTGGGTTATTCGTATTGGCTGAGGAGGCGTTCCATCCGCGCGCTGAGGCGGCGTTTGATTTCGGTTTCGATGTGCGGGGCGAAGTCGTCGATCACGTCTTGCATGATCAATTGCGCGGCGGCACGCAGTTCGCCATCCAGGTGCAGCAGCTCGTCGGGGCCCTTGCTGGCGACGGGCGCCGGTTGGGCGGCAGGGGCAGCAGGGGCGGGTGGCGCCGGTTCGAGGGTTGGCGGGCTGGCGCCGACCGTATCGAACAGCATTGGAATCTGTTCCTGATCACCTTCCTCGACCGTGTCGGTGAGCAAGGGCGGTTGCAGGTTGTCATCGCCGAGCAATTGACGGATCGACTCAAGGTCGTCCAGCAGATGCGCGGACTTTTGCAGCGGTTTTGGAGTGTCCATCGGAATGCTCAGAGTCGCTGTAAACGGTGATCTTGCAGAGGATAGCCCTGTTCGCGGTAGAAACGGAAACTCTCCCGCGCAGCCGTACGAATCGTCGGATCTTCTACCACCACTTCCGCCACGCGGGCGAACTTGTTGGCGAATGCCGGGACTTTCAGGGCGAGATTGACCAACAGGTCCTGATGCGGGCCGCAGTCATCGCCAAGACCCAACACAATCAAACCGTCCGGCTCATTTTCAGCAGGGCCGTGGGGCACGAAGCTTTCGCCCTTGAAGGCCCACAAACGCGCATCGAGATCGTCACGCTGGGCGGCATCGCTGCAATGCAGATAGATGCGGTGGCCCATGCGCCAGGCTTTTTCGGTGAGCTTGCAGGCAAAATCCAGCCGCGCTGAAGGATCTGCGCTGGGCAGGATATAGAAGTCGACTTTGGTCATTGCGGTTCCTGAGCCAAGGGCGGCGTCACCCGAAAGCAACGCCGCCCTGGGTCATCGGTTTCAGGCTTTGGCGCGGTCCAGCAGGTATTGGGTCAGCAATGGAACCGGACGGCCAGTGGCGCCCTTGTCCTTGCCGCCGCTGGTCCAGGCCGTGCCGGCGATGTCCAGGTGCGCCCAGTTGAGGTTCTTGGTGAAGCGCGACAGGAAGCAGGCGGCGGTGATGGTGCCGGCTTTCGGGCCACCGATGTTGGCCATGTCGGCGAACGGGCTGTCCAGCTGTTCCTGGTACTCATCGAACAGCGGCAGTTGCCAGGCGCGATCGTCAGCCGATTGGCCGGCGCTCAGCAGTTGGCCGATCAGTTCGTCGTTGTTGCCCAGCAGGCCCGACGTGTGGGAACCCAGCGCAACGACGCAAGCGCCGGTCAGGGTCGCGATGTCGATTACTGCTTGTGGCTTGAAGCGCTCGGAGTAGGTCAGGGCGTCGCACAGCACCAGACGGCCTTCGGCGTCGGTGTTGAGGATTTCCACGGTCTGGCCGCTCATGGTGGTGACGATGTCGCCAGGACGCGAAGCGTTGCCGCTCGGCATGTTCTCGGCGCACGCCAGGATGCACACCAGGTTGATCGGCAGTTTCAGCTCGAGCACGGCGCGCAGGGTGCCGAATACGCTGGCAGCGCCGCCCATGTCGTACTTCATTTCATCCATGCCGGCGCCCGGTTTCAGGCTGATGCCGCCAGTGTCAAAAGTGATGCCTTTGCCGACCAGTGCATACGGCTTCTCGGATTTCTTGCCGCCGTTGTATTGCATGACGATCAGGCGCGGTGGCTGGGCGCTGCCCTGGCCCACGGCGTAGAACGAGCCCATGCCCAGGTCCTTGATCTTCTTCTCATCAAGGACTTCGACTTTCAGGCTCTTGAATTCTTTGCCCAGGTTCTTCGCTTGCTCACCGAGGAACGTCGGGTGGCAGATGTTCGGCGGCAGGTTACCCAGGTCGCGGGTGAACGCCATGCCGTTGGCGATAGCGGTGGCGTGGGCCACGGCGCGCTCGACTTCAGCCTGTGCAGCCTTGATGGTCACCAAAGTGACTTTCTTCAGGGTGCGAGGCTCGGCTTTCTGGCTTTTGAACTGGTCGAACGTGTATTCGCCGTCCACCAGGGTTTCCGCCAGCAGGCGGGTCTTGCCGTAGCTGTCGCGGCCTTTGACCACGACTTCGTCGAGGGCCAGCACCGCATCGCTGCCGCCCAGGCCTTTAAGGGTGTTGAGGATGCCGGCAATGATTTTACGGAACGGGCGGTCGCCCAGCTCTTTGTCCTTGCCAACGCCGACCAGCAGCAC from Pseudomonas sp. ACM7 includes:
- a CDS encoding valine--tRNA ligase — translated: MDKTYQPHAIETSWYNTWESENYFAPQGAGESYTIMIPPPNVTGSLHMGHGFNNAIMDALIRFRRMQGRNTLWQPGTDHAGIATQMLVERQLEAQGQNRHDLGREKFLEKVWEWKDQSGGNISRQIRRLGSSVDWGRERFTMDDGLSEAVKEAFVRLHEDGLIYRGKRLVNWDTKLHTAISDLEVENHDEKGFLWNLKYPLADGAKTAEGNDYLIVATTRPETMLGDAAVAVNPNDERYHALIGKFVELPLVGRRIPIIADDYCDPEFGTGCVKITPAHDFNDYEVGKRHNLPLLNIFDKNAAVLPACQVFNLDGTLNESIDGKIPAEYAGLDRFEARKQIVAAFDAAGLLVSVNDHALKVPKGDRSGTIIEPWLTDQWYVSTKPLAEPAIAAVEDGRIAFVPKQYENMYFSWMRDIQDWCISRQLWWGHRIPAWYDESGKVYVGRDEADVRAKHNLGPDVALQQDNDVLDTWFSSGLWTFSTLGWPEQTEFLKKFHSTDVLVTGFDIIFFWVARMIMLTMHLVKNEDGTPQVPFKTVYVHGLVRDGQGQKMSKSKGNVLDPLDIIDGIELEDLVQKRTSGMMQPKLAKKIEKQTRDEFADGIASYGTDALRFTFCSLASTGRDIKFDMGRVEGYRNFCNKIWNAARYVLDKGEDCGQNGEAYELSLADRWIISQLQRTEAEVTRQLDQFRFDLAAQALYEFIWNQYCDWYLELSKPVLWDENAPVERQRGTRRTLVRVLEVALRLAHPFMPFITEEIWQRIAPLAGIEGKTIMLQPWPVANEERIDQGAEDDIEWLKTLMLGTRNIRVEMNIGPGKPLNLFLKNVSAEDQRRLTENEALLKKLARLESITVLAAGEEAPLSATALVGEMEVLVPMAGLIDKDAELARLDKEILRLQGEVQRVGGKLSNAGFVDKAPAEVIDKERAKLAEAEQALGKLAEQHARIASL
- a CDS encoding HU family DNA-binding protein, with translation MALTKDQLIADIAEAIDAPKTTARNALDQLGQIVADQLENGGEITLPGIGKLKVTERPARTGRNPSTGAAIEIAAKKVIKLVVAKGLTDAVNK
- a CDS encoding DNA polymerase III subunit chi; this translates as MDTPKPLQKSAHLLDDLESIRQLLGDDNLQPPLLTDTVEEGDQEQIPMLFDTVGASPPTLEPAPPAPAAPAAQPAPVASKGPDELLHLDGELRAAAQLIMQDVIDDFAPHIETEIKRRLSARMERLLSQYE
- the rlmF gene encoding 23S rRNA (adenine(1618)-N(6))-methyltransferase RlmF, with the translated sequence MNAPRTPRPARKKPDTATPAKAVEPREKASLHPRNRHQGRYDFPALIKTTPELAKFVIINPYGKESIDFASPDAVRVFNRALLKSFYGVAHWDIPADYLCPPVPGRADYVHFLADLLASVNDGEIPRGAPVKVLDIGMGANCVYPLIGYSDYRWHFLGSEIDPTAVAAAKAIVQSNGLNKAIQLRQQSNPKHILLGLLEPGERFDLTMCNPPFHASMDEATKGSERKWRALGRADPKRKLPVLNFGGQSAELWCEGGEARFVTQLIAESAHFQHKVLWFSTLVSKASNLPAIQTALKKAGVLESQVVEMSQGQKQSRFVAWTFQTKSEQQVWRERWARKS
- the yejK gene encoding nucleoid-associated protein YejK, giving the protein MPIRHCIVHLIDKKPDGTPAVLHARDSELAESSAIEYMLADLNESYNAKQGKAWGFFHAESGAHPFSGWLKEYLDGGKDFTAFSRVAVEHLQKLMEESNLSVGGHVLFAHYQQGMTDYLAIALLHHSEGVAVTDQLDVTPSRHLDLGQLHLAARINVSEWQNNKQSKQYISFIKGKNGKKVSEYFRDFIGCQEGVDGPGETRTLLKAFSDFVESEDLPEESAREKTKTLVDYASSQAKLGEPMGLEELSELIDEERPKAFYDHIRNKDYGLSPEIPADKRTLNQFRRFTGRAEGLSISFEAHLLGSKIEYDEEAGTLIIKGLPTQLTDQLKRRN
- a CDS encoding glutaredoxin family protein; translated protein: MLGGVLKKCLLILLVVVVYQNWGKIERVFHPAQVVSEQTQAKANVVLYATEWCGYCKLTRRFLDQKGIPYKEFDIEKDAEARKDYEALGGGGIPIIDVNGTLIRGYDPDEILAALK
- a CDS encoding DNA polymerase III subunit chi produces the protein MTKVDFYILPSADPSARLDFACKLTEKAWRMGHRIYLHCSDAAQRDDLDARLWAFKGESFVPHGPAENEPDGLIVLGLGDDCGPHQDLLVNLALKVPAFANKFARVAEVVVEDPTIRTAARESFRFYREQGYPLQDHRLQRL
- a CDS encoding glutathione S-transferase family protein, producing the protein MSELILHHYPTSPFSEKARLLLGFKGLSWRSVKISPVMPKPDLTALTGGYRKTPVLQIGADIYCDTSLIARRLEQEKALPAFFPEGQEMIAATFAVWADSVVFQHAVSLVFQPESIAVRFGNMPPEAIKAFIADRAELFSGGSATRLPAEQARHQWPTIMTRLEQQLQREQGDFLFGEPSIADFALAHPLWFLKATPVTSPLVDAYPAVSAWLGRVLGFGHGAFSEMTSEEALEVARNATPAALPDEQFDEPNGFEAGQQVVIAAIDYGVDPVEGELLFAGSEELILRREDERVGVVHVHFPRLGFRIEKRR
- a CDS encoding leucyl aminopeptidase; amino-acid sequence: MELVVKSVSPETLKTATLVVAVGEGRKLGAVAKQLDELSGGAISAVLKRGDLAGKVGQSLLLHSLPNLKAERVLLVGVGKDKELGDRPFRKIIAGILNTLKGLGGSDAVLALDEVVVKGRDSYGKTRLLAETLVDGEYTFDQFKSQKAEPRTLKKVTLVTIKAAQAEVERAVAHATAIANGMAFTRDLGNLPPNICHPTFLGEQAKNLGKEFKSLKVEVLDEKKIKDLGMGSFYAVGQGSAQPPRLIVMQYNGGKKSEKPYALVGKGITFDTGGISLKPGAGMDEMKYDMGGAASVFGTLRAVLELKLPINLVCILACAENMPSGNASRPGDIVTTMSGQTVEILNTDAEGRLVLCDALTYSERFKPQAVIDIATLTGACVVALGSHTSGLLGNNDELIGQLLSAGQSADDRAWQLPLFDEYQEQLDSPFADMANIGGPKAGTITAACFLSRFTKNLNWAHLDIAGTAWTSGGKDKGATGRPVPLLTQYLLDRAKA